The Candidatus Koribacter versatilis Ellin345 genome has a segment encoding these proteins:
- a CDS encoding ABC transporter permease, whose product MFLRLVYQSFRRQQRRKLLAGVSIALGVTVATAMIAVATDIGDKINRELRSYGANIAVTPQADTLEVRIGGVDLKPVNDGAYLAEKDLPEIKGIFWRNNIQGFAPFLPVPVTLSNGARADLVGTYFEKQLRYGKEDFTTGVRKISPWWKVAGEWPKDDSSDVLVGATLANSLGVKDGDHVDIGARSLQVSGVLNTGGAEDNQIIAPMTLAQAVLGRPGVVKNIQVSALTKPEDDFARRNPKALSKTDFDRWFCSPYAKSIAFQLQEAIPGARAVEIRQVSQNEGNVLSRIEGLMLLVTIAALLASALAVSAAMATAILERRSEVGLMKAMGAANSAIAGLFFTEAALLALIGGAVGFGIGALLARRIGLWIFGSQVSISPVLFPVVLTIAAIVTFVGSAASIRKALRYEPVMVLRGEA is encoded by the coding sequence ATGTTCCTTCGGCTTGTTTACCAGTCGTTTCGACGGCAGCAGCGGCGCAAGTTGCTCGCGGGGGTGTCGATTGCGTTAGGCGTAACCGTGGCGACTGCGATGATCGCTGTGGCCACCGACATCGGCGACAAGATCAATCGCGAACTGCGCAGCTACGGCGCGAATATCGCGGTCACCCCGCAGGCCGACACGTTGGAAGTGCGCATCGGCGGCGTAGATCTGAAGCCGGTAAACGACGGCGCATATCTCGCCGAAAAAGATCTCCCCGAGATCAAGGGCATCTTCTGGAGAAACAATATCCAGGGTTTCGCGCCGTTTCTTCCGGTGCCAGTAACGCTCTCCAACGGCGCGCGAGCCGATCTCGTCGGCACGTATTTCGAGAAGCAACTTCGCTACGGCAAAGAAGATTTCACCACCGGCGTGCGCAAGATATCGCCGTGGTGGAAGGTCGCGGGCGAATGGCCCAAAGACGATTCAAGCGATGTACTCGTCGGAGCGACGCTGGCCAACTCACTCGGAGTAAAAGACGGGGATCACGTTGATATTGGCGCTCGTTCCCTACAGGTTTCCGGTGTATTGAATACCGGCGGGGCGGAAGATAACCAGATCATCGCGCCGATGACCTTGGCGCAGGCTGTACTGGGACGCCCAGGGGTCGTGAAAAACATCCAGGTCAGTGCGCTGACCAAGCCGGAAGACGATTTTGCCCGCAGGAACCCGAAAGCACTGAGCAAGACCGATTTCGATCGCTGGTTTTGCTCGCCTTATGCGAAATCCATCGCGTTTCAGTTGCAGGAAGCAATTCCCGGAGCACGCGCGGTGGAGATCCGCCAGGTATCGCAGAACGAAGGCAATGTGCTCTCGCGCATTGAAGGGCTGATGTTGCTGGTGACGATCGCAGCTCTTCTCGCATCTGCACTCGCGGTTTCTGCGGCGATGGCGACAGCGATCCTCGAACGCCGCAGCGAAGTCGGCTTGATGAAAGCCATGGGAGCAGCAAACTCAGCAATCGCCGGTCTGTTCTTCACCGAAGCGGCGCTGCTCGCTCTCATAGGCGGCGCTGTCGGCTTCGGCATTGGAGCCCTGCTGGCACGGCGTATCGGACTCTGGATCTTCGGGTCACAGGTTTCGATCTCGCCTGTGCTCTTCCCTGTCGTGTTGACGATCGCAGCAATCGTGACGTTCGTCGGGAGCGCGGCATCCATTCGTAAAGCCCTGCGTTACGAACCCGTGATGGTGCTGCGAGGTGAGGCGTAG
- a CDS encoding Fe-S-containing protein: MIEALVITLREGVEAALIIGITLAYLNKIGRGELKKYVYSGLGAAVLGSIATAIVVSRLNLNTDIVEGWVMLVAAVFVISMVVFMMKTGRRMKSDIETKIGSLTSRGSQIGLFLFVFLMILREGVETVLILSAVSLNTTELLNFLGTLIGIALAVAFGVMFVRGTVKVNLQKFFKVTTVILFFVAFQLVVSGLHELSENGVLPSSKQEMSMIGPIVRNDMFFFVTILVLAAMMVLFEYRHRAAAVVQNANAAERRKAEWTARRERFWASALYICSFVFIIMVTAQFIYAKSASALSPATLVNFTDGKATIPLSQVADGHLHRYETTIGGTEVRFLLYQKPDGKIATVFDACEICGPVGFYESQQGLTCKNCAAPINPQSVGTSGGCNPVPLKSVTTTDSVILTAADVNGGLHLFQKK; this comes from the coding sequence ATGATCGAGGCCCTCGTCATAACCCTGCGCGAAGGCGTAGAAGCGGCACTTATTATCGGCATCACCCTCGCCTATCTCAATAAGATCGGGCGCGGCGAACTTAAAAAGTATGTCTACAGCGGGTTAGGCGCTGCCGTCCTCGGCAGCATTGCCACCGCCATCGTGGTTTCACGGCTGAACCTGAACACCGACATCGTGGAAGGCTGGGTGATGCTGGTCGCCGCGGTCTTCGTCATCAGCATGGTTGTCTTCATGATGAAGACAGGCCGCCGCATGAAGAGCGACATTGAAACGAAGATTGGTTCCCTCACCTCGCGCGGTTCACAAATCGGCCTGTTTCTTTTCGTGTTCCTGATGATCCTGCGCGAGGGAGTCGAGACCGTCCTAATCCTCTCCGCGGTCTCCCTGAACACGACTGAGCTCTTGAACTTTCTCGGAACCCTGATCGGAATCGCACTAGCCGTTGCTTTCGGCGTGATGTTTGTCCGGGGGACCGTAAAGGTCAATCTCCAGAAGTTTTTCAAGGTCACCACTGTGATCCTGTTCTTTGTTGCGTTCCAGTTGGTCGTCTCCGGCCTGCATGAGCTCTCCGAAAACGGCGTGCTGCCATCGAGTAAGCAGGAGATGTCGATGATCGGTCCCATCGTACGCAACGACATGTTCTTCTTCGTGACGATCCTGGTGCTCGCTGCGATGATGGTGCTCTTCGAATACCGTCACCGCGCAGCCGCAGTCGTTCAGAACGCCAACGCTGCCGAACGACGCAAGGCGGAATGGACGGCGCGTCGCGAGCGCTTCTGGGCTTCGGCTCTCTACATCTGCTCGTTCGTCTTCATCATCATGGTGACGGCACAGTTCATCTATGCGAAAAGCGCCTCTGCCCTGTCGCCTGCGACTTTGGTCAATTTCACTGATGGCAAGGCGACGATTCCGCTCTCCCAGGTGGCCGATGGACACCTGCACCGCTACGAGACGACCATTGGCGGAACCGAAGTGCGCTTCTTGCTTTACCAGAAGCCAGATGGCAAGATCGCGACCGTCTTTGATGCCTGCGAGATCTGCGGCCCGGTTGGCTTCTACGAATCGCAGCAGGGACTGACGTGCAAGAACTGCGCAGCGCCAATTAATCCGCAGTCGGTAGGGACGTCGGGCGGATGCAACCCGGTTCCGCTGAAGTCGGTAACAACGACAGATTCGGTGATCCTGACGGCAGCCGATGTGAACGGCGGCCTGCACCTCTTCCAGAAGAAATAG
- the pdxT gene encoding pyridoxal 5'-phosphate synthase glutaminase subunit PdxT, with protein sequence MKIGVLALQGDFDAHRQVLERLGADVVMVRKPEQLREIEGLVIPGGESSTFLKLLGDAGFEELRKFVTTKPSFGTCAGAIMLAKQVENPAQKGTGALDIRVRRNAYGRQIESAILTSECSLPGGEMEMVYIRAPRIEEVGPGVEVLAKRDGHPVLVRQGKVLAATFHPELTGDTRVHELFLKMVRNGNSGEK encoded by the coding sequence ATGAAAATCGGTGTCCTTGCACTTCAGGGCGACTTCGATGCCCACCGCCAGGTGCTGGAGAGGCTTGGCGCGGATGTGGTCATGGTGCGCAAGCCGGAGCAGTTGCGCGAAATCGAGGGCCTCGTCATCCCTGGCGGCGAATCCAGCACCTTCCTAAAACTGCTTGGCGATGCCGGCTTCGAGGAGTTGAGGAAGTTCGTCACCACCAAGCCGTCCTTCGGCACCTGTGCCGGCGCGATCATGCTGGCCAAGCAGGTTGAGAACCCCGCACAGAAGGGAACGGGCGCGCTCGACATCCGGGTGCGCCGTAACGCCTACGGACGCCAGATCGAGAGCGCCATCCTCACCAGTGAATGCTCGCTGCCGGGTGGCGAGATGGAAATGGTTTACATCCGCGCGCCGCGAATCGAAGAGGTTGGGCCGGGCGTCGAGGTGCTAGCCAAGCGTGACGGGCATCCCGTTCTCGTTCGCCAAGGCAAGGTGTTGGCCGCGACCTTCCACCCCGAACTCACGGGCGACACGCGCGTCCATGAACTGTTCCTCAAAATGGTGCGCAACGGAAACTCAGGAGAAAAGTGA
- a CDS encoding glutathione peroxidase, producing MGLYDLSATLNNGKEKKLSDYKGEVLLVVNTASECGFTPQYKGLQELYEKYKNQGFEILGFPCDQFGHQEPGSDKEIASFCEVNYGVTFPIFSKIEVNGANEHPVYKFLKSEKGGLLTNNIKWNFTKFLVDKQGNVVDRYAPQTIPARIAADVEKLLST from the coding sequence ATGGGCCTGTACGATTTGTCTGCCACGCTGAATAACGGCAAGGAAAAGAAGCTCTCCGACTACAAGGGCGAAGTGTTGCTCGTTGTGAACACGGCTAGCGAATGCGGTTTCACGCCGCAATACAAGGGTCTGCAAGAACTCTACGAGAAGTATAAGAACCAGGGCTTCGAGATCCTCGGCTTCCCCTGCGACCAGTTCGGCCACCAGGAGCCGGGCAGCGACAAAGAGATCGCTTCTTTCTGCGAGGTCAACTACGGCGTAACGTTCCCGATCTTCTCGAAGATCGAAGTGAACGGGGCGAACGAGCATCCCGTGTACAAGTTCCTTAAGTCCGAAAAAGGCGGCCTGCTCACCAACAACATCAAGTGGAACTTCACCAAGTTCTTGGTAGATAAGCAGGGCAACGTGGTGGACCGCTACGCTCCGCAGACGATCCCGGCGCGCATCGCGGCGGACGTGGAGAAGCTGTTAAGCACCTAG